A window of Sphingobium herbicidovorans contains these coding sequences:
- the metX gene encoding homoserine O-acetyltransferase MetX codes for MASAPLSDDSRFGLRRQVRLTGPLRLDSGAALVPVDIAYETYGRMNEDKSNVILICHALTGDQYVASDHPVTGKPGWWWRMVGDGKPVDPARHFIICANVIGSCMGSSGPASPDPATGEPYAMRFPVLTIADMVRAQALLLDYLGVDRLAAVIGGSMGGMQALSWPTIFPDRVESCIVIASTARHSAQNIAFHEVGRQAIMADPNWRGGDYYADAQVPSAGLAVARMAAHITYLSEAGLTEKFGRRLQGRDAKTFGFDADFQVESYLRHQGLSFVERFDANSYLYITRAMDYYDIAEDHGGSLATAFAPSRARFCLVSFDTDWLYPTAESRIIVHALNASGAQASFVELSSPFGHDAFLLECPELNRVVDGFLKGGRA; via the coding sequence ATGGCCAGCGCCCCGCTATCCGATGACAGCCGTTTCGGCCTCCGCCGTCAGGTCCGCCTGACCGGCCCCCTGCGTCTGGACAGCGGCGCGGCTCTTGTGCCGGTGGATATCGCCTATGAAACCTATGGCCGGATGAATGAGGACAAGAGCAACGTCATCCTCATCTGCCACGCGCTGACGGGCGACCAATATGTGGCGTCCGATCATCCGGTCACCGGCAAGCCCGGCTGGTGGTGGCGCATGGTGGGGGATGGCAAGCCCGTCGATCCCGCGCGGCACTTCATCATCTGCGCCAATGTCATCGGCAGCTGCATGGGGTCTAGCGGACCCGCCAGCCCGGATCCGGCAACGGGCGAACCCTATGCAATGCGTTTTCCGGTGCTGACCATCGCGGACATGGTGCGCGCTCAGGCGCTGCTGCTCGACTATCTGGGCGTCGATCGTCTGGCCGCCGTCATTGGCGGCTCCATGGGCGGGATGCAGGCGTTGAGCTGGCCGACCATCTTTCCCGATCGCGTGGAAAGCTGCATCGTCATCGCATCCACGGCTCGTCACAGCGCACAAAACATCGCTTTTCATGAAGTCGGGCGGCAGGCGATCATGGCAGATCCCAACTGGCGCGGCGGCGATTACTATGCCGACGCGCAGGTGCCGAGCGCGGGTCTGGCCGTCGCGCGCATGGCCGCGCACATCACCTATCTGTCGGAGGCTGGCCTTACCGAAAAATTCGGCCGCCGCCTTCAGGGGCGGGACGCAAAGACCTTCGGTTTCGACGCCGATTTTCAGGTGGAAAGCTATCTGCGCCATCAGGGTCTGAGTTTTGTCGAGCGGTTCGACGCCAATTCCTATCTCTACATCACCCGCGCCATGGACTATTATGACATTGCGGAGGACCATGGCGGCAGCCTCGCCACCGCGTTCGCACCGTCCAGGGCGCGTTTCTGCCTGGTCAGCTTCGACACCGACTGGCTCTATCCCACGGCGGAATCGCGGATTATCGTGCATGCGCTGAACGCCAGCGGGGCGCAGGCGAGCTTTGTCGAACTGTCCAGCCCCTTCGGCCACGACGCCTTCCTGCTGGAATGCCCGGAGCTCAACCGCGTCGTTGACGGCTTCCTGAAAGGCGGTCGCGCATGA
- the hisC gene encoding histidinol-phosphate transaminase yields the protein MTKPAPKEWILGISPYVPGKAAADDGRPLVKLSANENPLGTSEAARAALVAATADLATYPDPGAAKMREAIAALHGLDPARVIYGTGSDELLHIAASAYAGPGDEVLYVHYGFSVYDIATRRVGATPVIAPDRDYATDVDALLACVTDRTKVVFLANPNNPTGTMTPREDIARLHAALRPDILFVLDQAYAEYLDRQEDDGGLELAKTASNVLVTRTFSKIYGLAAERIGWGYASAGIIDALHRIRAPFNVTTAGQAAAIAAVKDQAWVEASRTHNRQWRQWLADEVASLSNHGLRAVPSKANFILILFDGKLSAEAAMKGLWDEGFATRWLPGQGLPNGLRITIGTEDQVRAVAAKLRAMAEAA from the coding sequence ATGACGAAACCTGCTCCCAAGGAATGGATCCTCGGCATTTCGCCCTATGTGCCTGGCAAGGCGGCGGCCGATGACGGTCGCCCGCTGGTCAAGCTCAGCGCCAATGAAAATCCCCTTGGCACGAGCGAGGCTGCGCGCGCGGCGCTGGTCGCGGCCACCGCGGACCTTGCCACCTATCCCGATCCGGGCGCGGCGAAGATGCGCGAGGCGATTGCAGCATTGCATGGGCTGGACCCGGCGCGGGTGATCTACGGCACCGGTTCGGATGAACTGCTTCACATCGCCGCGAGCGCCTATGCCGGGCCGGGGGACGAAGTTCTATACGTCCATTACGGCTTTTCGGTCTATGACATCGCCACGCGGCGCGTGGGCGCGACGCCGGTGATCGCGCCGGACAGGGACTACGCAACCGATGTGGATGCACTGCTCGCCTGCGTGACGGACAGGACGAAGGTCGTCTTCCTCGCCAATCCCAACAATCCCACCGGAACGATGACACCGCGCGAAGATATTGCGCGGCTGCATGCCGCGCTGCGGCCCGACATTCTGTTCGTGCTGGATCAGGCCTATGCCGAATATCTGGACCGGCAGGAGGATGATGGCGGACTGGAGCTGGCGAAGACTGCCTCCAACGTGCTGGTCACCCGGACCTTTTCAAAGATATACGGGCTTGCAGCGGAACGGATCGGCTGGGGCTATGCCAGTGCGGGGATTATCGACGCGCTGCACCGCATCCGCGCGCCGTTCAACGTCACCACGGCGGGACAGGCGGCGGCGATCGCGGCGGTGAAGGACCAGGCATGGGTAGAGGCCAGCCGGACGCACAACCGCCAGTGGCGGCAATGGCTGGCTGATGAGGTGGCTTCGCTGTCCAACCATGGGCTTCGCGCAGTGCCCAGCAAGGCGAACTTCATTCTCATTCTGTTCGATGGAAAGCTGTCGGCCGAAGCGGCGATGAAGGGATTGTGGGACGAAGGATTCGCAACGCGCTGGCTGCCGGGCCAAGGCCTGCCCAACGGCCTGCGTATCACCATCGGTACGGAGGATCAGGTGCGCGCGGTGGCAGCGAAGCTCCGCGCAATGGCGGAGGCGGCCTGA
- a CDS encoding lysophospholipid acyltransferase family protein, translating to MITALRSLAFMLAFYSGSALLVFSALLAAWPLPSAVPHIATVWSRFHRLCARWLLGQKVRIEGELPQGRYLYIVKHESMFETIDLLCLFDRPVIAAKRELLDMPAWGRIARLYGLIPIERSAGASAMRTLRAAARAATDQGRAVCLFPEGTRVPHGEAPPLRAGFAGLYSLLGMPVVPIAIDSGRLSPRGKFMKRPGTITYKVGEIVPTGLDRREAEARVHAAINALNAAVPSEIFKPGPEGADA from the coding sequence ATGATTACCGCCCTGCGTTCGCTCGCCTTCATGCTGGCTTTCTACAGCGGATCGGCGCTGCTGGTGTTCAGCGCGCTCCTTGCCGCTTGGCCCTTGCCTTCCGCAGTGCCCCACATTGCGACCGTATGGAGCCGTTTTCACCGCCTCTGCGCGCGTTGGCTGCTGGGTCAGAAGGTGCGGATCGAGGGTGAACTGCCGCAGGGTCGCTATCTTTATATCGTCAAGCATGAATCGATGTTCGAAACGATCGATCTGCTCTGCCTGTTCGATCGCCCGGTCATTGCCGCCAAGCGCGAATTGCTCGACATGCCTGCCTGGGGACGGATCGCGCGCCTTTACGGCCTGATCCCGATTGAGCGCAGCGCCGGGGCGAGCGCCATGCGCACGCTGCGCGCCGCCGCGCGGGCGGCTACCGATCAGGGGCGGGCTGTCTGCCTTTTCCCTGAAGGCACGCGCGTCCCGCACGGTGAAGCGCCGCCGCTGCGCGCGGGCTTTGCAGGCCTATATTCGCTGCTCGGCATGCCTGTGGTGCCGATCGCGATCGACAGTGGCCGCCTGTCGCCGCGCGGCAAGTTCATGAAGCGGCCAGGCACCATCACCTACAAGGTTGGCGAAATCGTCCCTACCGGCCTGGACCGCCGGGAGGCCGAAGCGCGCGTCCATGCGGCGATCAACGCGCTCAATGCGGCGGTTCCTTCGGAAATATTCAAGCCGGGACCCGAAGGGGCGGATGCGTGA
- a CDS encoding YdcF family protein, translating to MIVRLIAVTLLAWMLGFAWFAIFLPQPLDGRPTDAIVVLTGGAGRIDRGLVLLQEGAAKRMLISGVDRSVRPSELAAQYDAPERLFSCCITLGREAIDTRSNAIETSRWLERRHFKTVRLITTDWHMRRAALELRQAVPGSLTIIYDAVPSRPSLTMLMREYNKYLLRRAAALVGI from the coding sequence GTGATTGTACGCCTCATCGCCGTGACGCTGCTCGCTTGGATGCTGGGCTTTGCCTGGTTCGCCATCTTCCTGCCCCAGCCGCTCGACGGCCGCCCGACAGACGCCATCGTCGTTCTGACCGGCGGCGCGGGCCGCATTGATCGGGGGCTTGTGCTGCTTCAGGAGGGCGCGGCCAAGCGGATGCTGATTTCCGGCGTCGATCGTTCTGTCCGTCCGTCTGAACTCGCCGCCCAATATGACGCGCCGGAGCGGCTTTTCTCCTGCTGCATCACCCTTGGCCGCGAAGCGATCGACACGCGGTCCAACGCCATCGAAACGTCCCGCTGGCTGGAGCGCCGGCATTTCAAGACTGTCCGCCTGATCACCACGGACTGGCACATGCGCCGCGCGGCGCTGGAACTGCGCCAGGCGGTGCCCGGCAGCCTCACCATCATCTATGACGCCGTGCCCAGCCGTCCCAGCCTCACCATGTTGATGCGCGAATATAACAAATATCTGCTCCGCCGTGCGGCGGCGCTGGTCGGGATCTGA
- a CDS encoding cell division protein FtsX, with protein MTGADRRAAAAARNRLLPEGRVAGPMPWVIAIMMFLTVLAAAAGLGLGAAVQSVGADLAGRATVQIVEANADRREALSGEAARLLRKSPDVQSVSPVDPTALAEQIRPWLGQDAASGDLPIPALIDVELKPGATDVQVQRIGRALAALSPQIRVEHHASFLRPLARLLAALGGLAVGIVLLMALATAAIVVLAARAAHDSHRGTIDVLHLMGATDVQIARLFQRRIGLDALFGGLLGFVTALLVIILLGTRLAATGSDLLAAISLPWSSWLVLAALPVGGVLLSTLAARWTVLRSLGQLL; from the coding sequence ATGACCGGCGCAGACCGCCGCGCCGCCGCTGCTGCGCGCAACCGTCTGCTGCCCGAAGGCCGCGTTGCCGGACCCATGCCCTGGGTCATAGCGATCATGATGTTCCTGACGGTTCTTGCCGCTGCCGCCGGACTCGGCCTTGGCGCTGCCGTGCAATCGGTCGGCGCAGACCTTGCCGGGCGAGCGACCGTGCAGATCGTCGAAGCGAATGCCGACCGGCGCGAGGCACTGAGCGGAGAGGCGGCGCGATTGCTGCGCAAATCACCCGATGTGCAGAGCGTCAGTCCCGTCGATCCCACTGCTCTCGCGGAGCAGATTCGTCCCTGGCTGGGTCAGGACGCCGCCAGTGGCGATTTGCCAATTCCCGCTTTGATCGACGTCGAATTGAAGCCGGGAGCCACCGATGTTCAGGTTCAGCGGATTGGCCGCGCCCTTGCCGCCCTTTCGCCCCAGATCCGTGTAGAACACCATGCATCCTTTCTTCGACCGCTTGCCCGCCTGCTGGCGGCGCTCGGCGGGCTCGCAGTGGGCATAGTGCTGCTGATGGCGCTCGCCACCGCCGCGATCGTCGTGCTGGCGGCGCGCGCCGCGCATGATAGCCATCGCGGGACGATCGACGTGCTGCACCTGATGGGGGCAACCGATGTGCAGATCGCGCGCCTGTTCCAGCGTCGCATCGGCCTTGATGCGCTGTTCGGCGGGCTTTTGGGGTTCGTCACGGCCCTGCTCGTCATCATCCTGCTCGGCACGCGCCTTGCCGCCACTGGTTCAGACCTGCTGGCGGCGATCAGCCTGCCGTGGAGCAGTTGGCTGGTCCTCGCCGCCCTGCCCGTCGGGGGCGTGTTGCTCTCGACGCTGGCCGCGCGCTGGACCGTGCTGCGGTCCCTGGGCCAACTGCTGTGA
- a CDS encoding MJ0042-type zinc finger domain-containing protein has protein sequence MILVCPNCATRYIVPDSAVGPNGRQVRCASCKHSWFQEGSALAPREEAVALAEAPAETVAPTPPPSPVVTPSPQAAPSPVPAPVMPDPVAAEPVAEPVMAAPIKPVQSAPASPPQSDYRYDDVYGRGRDDVEESSAAPVKPRRNRLKLWTYAAILFCLVIGGVGGALWYFGTPSWAINLGLVADEGDPDLLFYLSKPAERRKLPTGEEYFAFGARIVNSGKQTLPVPPVLVQLRDQQNRLVFSWTTKADRNSLKPGEEASINESRIDIPKNAENLSLTFVQ, from the coding sequence ATGATCCTGGTGTGTCCCAATTGCGCCACGCGCTATATTGTGCCGGACAGCGCCGTCGGCCCCAATGGCCGCCAGGTTCGCTGCGCCTCGTGTAAACATAGCTGGTTCCAGGAGGGGTCGGCGCTTGCGCCTCGCGAAGAAGCCGTGGCTCTTGCCGAGGCGCCAGCCGAAACGGTGGCGCCAACCCCGCCGCCCTCGCCTGTCGTGACTCCATCTCCGCAAGCTGCTCCGTCGCCAGTGCCCGCGCCGGTGATGCCCGATCCTGTCGCAGCAGAGCCTGTGGCCGAACCGGTCATGGCAGCCCCGATCAAGCCGGTTCAATCAGCGCCGGCATCGCCGCCCCAAAGCGACTATCGTTATGATGACGTTTATGGGCGCGGGCGGGACGATGTCGAGGAAAGCAGTGCTGCCCCCGTCAAGCCGAGGCGCAATCGCCTGAAGCTGTGGACCTATGCCGCCATCCTCTTCTGCCTGGTGATCGGGGGCGTCGGCGGCGCGCTCTGGTATTTCGGGACGCCCAGCTGGGCCATCAATCTGGGCCTGGTCGCTGACGAAGGCGATCCCGACCTGCTATTCTACCTGTCGAAGCCCGCCGAACGGCGCAAGCTGCCCACTGGCGAGGAATATTTCGCCTTTGGCGCGCGGATCGTGAACAGCGGCAAGCAGACCCTGCCGGTGCCGCCCGTGCTGGTGCAACTGCGCGACCAGCAGAACCGTCTGGTGTTCAGCTGGACGACGAAGGCGGACCGCAACAGCCTGAAACCCGGCGAGGAAGCGTCGATCAATGAAAGCCGGATCGACATTCCGAAAAATGCCGAGAATCTTTCGCTGACTTTTGTTCAGTAA
- a CDS encoding pirin family protein codes for MILDDLVIQTITPTTHDLGDFRVHRSLPAPGRTMVGPFIFFDQAGPAKIGAGQGIDVRPHPHINLATVTYMFEGAFLHRDSLGTEQLIEPGAVNLMTAGSGIVHSERSPDGDRAKESKLSAIQTWLALPDGVEEVAPAFEHVSEGGLPVIDCGRASARVIMGSLWGATSPVTTYADTIYADIQLSPGGSVPIDRDADERAIYVAGGDAALDGVALLPQTLYVLRPGTRATLMSVDGGRVIYCGGEAFRTPRHVWWNFVSSSKDRLFQAREDWEAMRFPLIPGDDQEFIPIPQGRPKTVSYP; via the coding sequence ATGATCCTAGACGATCTCGTTATCCAGACCATTACGCCTACGACCCACGACCTGGGTGATTTTCGCGTCCACCGCTCGCTTCCTGCCCCCGGCCGGACGATGGTGGGACCGTTCATATTTTTCGATCAGGCCGGACCTGCAAAAATCGGCGCGGGGCAGGGCATCGACGTGCGCCCGCATCCGCACATCAATCTCGCGACCGTCACCTATATGTTCGAAGGCGCATTCCTGCATCGGGATTCGCTGGGTACGGAGCAACTGATCGAGCCGGGAGCGGTCAACCTGATGACGGCGGGCAGCGGCATCGTCCATTCCGAACGGTCGCCCGACGGCGACCGGGCGAAGGAAAGCAAGCTGTCCGCCATCCAGACCTGGCTCGCGCTGCCGGATGGAGTGGAGGAAGTGGCCCCGGCCTTTGAACATGTCAGCGAAGGCGGATTGCCCGTCATCGACTGCGGCCGCGCCAGCGCCCGCGTCATCATGGGCAGCCTGTGGGGCGCGACCTCTCCCGTCACCACCTATGCCGACACCATCTATGCCGACATCCAGCTGTCGCCCGGCGGCAGTGTGCCGATCGATAGGGATGCCGACGAGCGGGCCATCTATGTGGCGGGCGGCGACGCGGCGCTCGATGGCGTCGCCTTGCTGCCGCAGACCCTCTATGTGCTGCGCCCCGGCACCCGCGCCACGCTGATGAGCGTCGATGGCGGCCGCGTGATCTATTGTGGCGGCGAAGCCTTCAGGACGCCGCGCCATGTCTGGTGGAATTTCGTGTCGTCCAGCAAGGACCGCCTGTTTCAGGCGCGCGAGGATTGGGAAGCTATGCGCTTTCCGCTGATCCCGGGCGACGATCAGGAATTCATCCCCATCCCGCAGGGCCGACCGAAGACGGTCAGCTATCCGTAA
- a CDS encoding BolA family protein — translation MSTQLKGPVATEIEDRLRAALSPEHLAVIDDSEKHRGHAGHDGSGESHFTVEIVSADFTGKNRVARQRLVNTALADLLREKVHALAIKARAPGE, via the coding sequence ATGAGCACTCAACTGAAAGGCCCGGTGGCCACAGAGATCGAGGATCGGCTGCGCGCCGCCTTGTCGCCAGAGCATCTCGCCGTGATCGACGACAGCGAAAAGCATCGCGGTCATGCGGGACATGACGGATCGGGCGAAAGCCACTTCACGGTGGAGATCGTTTCGGCCGATTTCACGGGCAAGAACCGCGTTGCGCGCCAGCGCCTTGTGAACACGGCGCTCGCCGATCTGCTGCGCGAAAAAGTGCATGCCCTTGCCATCAAGGCGCGTGCCCCCGGCGAATGA
- a CDS encoding J domain-containing protein translates to MSTDPFSTRRFNRFHGRVESDRSCAVDGCVEPGEFRAPPLEGSRSNHEGPQWRWLCLDHVRQFNQGYNFFTGMSPDEIAAAQRPYAGWERETRAFAANGASPPPRWSDFQDPLDAIGAKFKERMAKARSDNQMRQDGKFLSNEDRKALAIMGLGIDADRKALRQRYTELLRRYHPDHNGGDRSHESALLGVIEAYGLLRKAPAFA, encoded by the coding sequence TTGTCTACCGACCCCTTCTCGACCCGCCGTTTCAACCGTTTTCACGGCCGCGTGGAAAGCGACCGCTCCTGCGCTGTCGATGGCTGCGTCGAGCCGGGCGAGTTCCGCGCACCGCCGCTGGAAGGCTCGCGGTCAAACCATGAGGGCCCGCAGTGGCGCTGGCTGTGCCTTGATCATGTGCGCCAGTTCAACCAGGGCTATAATTTCTTCACCGGCATGAGCCCGGACGAGATCGCGGCCGCTCAACGCCCCTATGCGGGATGGGAGCGCGAGACCCGCGCCTTTGCCGCCAACGGGGCCAGCCCGCCGCCGCGCTGGTCCGATTTCCAGGACCCGCTCGACGCTATTGGTGCGAAGTTCAAGGAGCGGATGGCAAAGGCCCGCAGCGACAACCAGATGCGACAGGACGGCAAGTTCCTGTCTAACGAGGATCGCAAGGCGCTTGCCATCATGGGCCTTGGCATCGACGCGGATCGCAAGGCGTTGCGCCAGCGTTACACTGAACTGCTACGCCGCTATCATCCCGACCATAATGGCGGTGATCGCAGTCATGAAAGCGCCTTGCTGGGGGTCATCGAAGCCTATGGCCTTCTGCGCAAGGCGCCTGCCTTCGCCTGA
- the cobS gene encoding cobaltochelatase subunit CobS gives MTDIPNVQPDTRAETLLAAPDREVDAREMFGVDVDLKIPAFSEADERVPDLDPAYVFDPDTTLAILAGFAFNRRVLVQGYHGTGKSSHIEQIAARLRWPCIRINLDAHISRIDLVGRDAIVLKDGQQVTEFREGLLPWALQRPVALVFDEYDAGRPDVMFVIQRVLEADGKMTLLDQNRVIRPNPWFRLFATANTVGLGDTTGLYHGTQQINQGQMDRWNLVVTLNYLPAATEAQIVLAKSGEYDHEGGRKEVENMIKVAELTRQGFINGDISTVMSPRTVISWAQNALIFKNVGFAFRLSFLNKCDEAERALVAEYYQRVFGKDLPESVAHRAA, from the coding sequence ATGACCGACATTCCCAACGTCCAGCCCGATACCCGTGCCGAAACGCTGCTTGCCGCGCCCGACCGCGAAGTGGATGCGCGCGAAATGTTCGGCGTGGACGTCGATCTCAAGATCCCGGCCTTTTCCGAAGCCGACGAGCGGGTGCCAGACCTTGACCCCGCCTATGTGTTCGACCCGGATACGACGCTGGCGATCCTGGCGGGCTTTGCCTTCAACCGGCGCGTCCTGGTGCAGGGCTATCACGGCACCGGCAAGTCCAGCCATATCGAACAGATCGCCGCGCGGCTGCGCTGGCCCTGCATCCGAATCAATCTGGACGCGCATATCAGCCGTATCGACTTGGTCGGCCGCGACGCCATCGTGCTGAAGGATGGCCAGCAGGTGACAGAATTCCGCGAAGGGCTGCTGCCTTGGGCGTTGCAGCGGCCGGTCGCGTTGGTATTCGACGAATATGATGCGGGCCGTCCGGACGTGATGTTCGTGATTCAGCGCGTGCTGGAAGCCGATGGCAAGATGACTCTGCTCGACCAGAACCGGGTCATCCGCCCGAACCCATGGTTCCGCCTGTTCGCGACCGCCAATACGGTTGGCCTGGGCGATACGACCGGCCTTTATCACGGCACGCAGCAGATCAACCAGGGCCAGATGGACCGCTGGAACCTGGTGGTCACGCTGAACTATCTGCCCGCCGCGACCGAGGCTCAGATCGTCCTCGCCAAATCGGGCGAATATGATCATGAGGGCGGGCGCAAGGAAGTCGAGAACATGATCAAGGTGGCGGAACTGACCCGCCAGGGCTTTATCAATGGCGACATCTCAACCGTCATGAGCCCGCGCACCGTCATCAGCTGGGCGCAGAATGCGCTTATCTTCAAGAATGTCGGCTTCGCCTTCCGCCTGTCCTTCCTCAACAAGTGCGATGAGGCAGAGCGGGCGCTGGTGGCGGAATATTATCAGCGCGTGTTCGGCAAGGATCTGCCGGAGAGCGTCGCGCACCGGGCGGCGTGA